Proteins encoded together in one Kutzneria kofuensis window:
- a CDS encoding bifunctional FO biosynthesis protein CofGH: protein MVNDTPRPSESALRRALRRAADGSTLDATEAAVLLHARGDHLEELLGIAGRVRDAHLRAEGREGVITYSKNAFIPLTRLCRDRCHYCTFATVPHRVPAAYLERDEVLDIARKAAAQGCKEALFTLGDRPEDRWPAAKEWLEARGYGSTLDYLRSVAIAVLEETGMLPHLNPGVLSWEEFQRLKPVAASMGMMLETTATRLWSEPGGPHYGSPDKEPAVRMRVLTDAGRVGVPFTTGILIGIGENLDERADSLLALRGVARQYGNIQEIIVQNFRAKPDTAMRGMPDADLHELAATIAVARLLMGSNVSVQAPPNLVGDEFDLMLRAGIDDWGGVSPVTPDHVNPERPWPHIDELTAVTAKSGFELRERLTAYPRFVKAGQPWIDTRISAHVDALADPETGLANESAVLIGRTWQEPDYALESQGRTDLHETIDTTGRTSDRRGDFDSVYGDWESLRRQLDSSPTFTKLPSDVLAGLKIAAENPGALLEESNADAALALLTADGEALETMTRLADQLRAEVNGDDVTYVVNRNINFSNVCYVGCRFCAFAQRERDADAYRLTVDDIADRAQEAWDVGATEVCIQGGIDPKLPTSFYADMVRAIKARVPGMHVHAFSPMEIVSGATKAGVSVQEWLTELRDAGLDTIPGTAAEILDDDVRWVLTKGKLPTKTWLEVVGTAHRLGIRSSSTMMYGHVDHPGHWLGHLRTLARLQDETGGFTEFVGLPFVHRNAPIYLAGVARPGPSRRDNRAVHAMARLALHGRIHNIQCSWVKLGDEGTAEVLRGGANDLGGTLMEETISRMAGSEHGSNRTIAELDAMAALAGRHARQRTTTYGVPTSNGPVRVSLSEH from the coding sequence GTGGTCAACGACACCCCGCGCCCGAGCGAATCGGCCCTCCGCAGGGCGCTTCGCCGCGCAGCAGACGGTTCGACGCTGGATGCCACGGAGGCGGCGGTGTTGCTGCACGCCCGCGGCGATCACCTGGAGGAGTTGCTGGGGATCGCGGGCCGGGTCCGCGACGCGCACCTGCGGGCGGAGGGCCGCGAAGGCGTCATCACGTACAGCAAGAACGCCTTCATCCCGCTGACCAGGCTGTGCCGGGACCGGTGCCACTACTGCACCTTCGCGACGGTGCCGCACCGGGTGCCGGCGGCGTACCTCGAACGTGACGAAGTGCTGGACATCGCCCGCAAGGCGGCGGCGCAGGGGTGCAAGGAGGCGCTGTTCACCCTGGGCGACCGTCCCGAGGACCGGTGGCCAGCGGCCAAGGAGTGGCTGGAGGCCCGCGGCTACGGCTCGACCCTGGACTACCTGCGCTCGGTGGCGATCGCGGTCCTGGAGGAGACGGGCATGCTGCCCCACCTCAACCCGGGCGTCCTGAGCTGGGAGGAGTTCCAGCGCCTCAAGCCGGTCGCGGCGAGCATGGGCATGATGCTGGAGACCACGGCGACCCGCCTGTGGAGCGAACCGGGCGGTCCGCACTACGGCAGCCCGGACAAGGAGCCGGCGGTCCGCATGCGGGTGCTGACGGACGCCGGTCGGGTGGGGGTGCCGTTCACCACGGGCATCCTGATCGGCATCGGCGAGAACCTGGACGAGCGGGCCGATTCGCTGCTGGCGCTGCGCGGTGTCGCCCGCCAGTACGGCAACATCCAGGAGATCATCGTCCAGAACTTCCGCGCCAAGCCGGACACGGCGATGCGCGGCATGCCGGACGCGGACCTGCACGAGCTGGCGGCGACGATCGCGGTGGCCCGGCTGCTGATGGGATCCAACGTCAGCGTGCAGGCCCCGCCGAACCTGGTGGGCGACGAGTTCGACCTGATGCTGCGCGCGGGCATCGACGACTGGGGCGGCGTCTCGCCGGTCACCCCCGACCACGTCAACCCGGAGCGTCCCTGGCCGCACATCGACGAACTGACCGCCGTCACGGCGAAGTCGGGCTTCGAACTGCGCGAGCGGCTGACGGCGTATCCCCGCTTCGTGAAGGCGGGCCAGCCGTGGATCGACACCCGCATCAGCGCGCACGTGGATGCGTTGGCGGACCCGGAAACCGGCCTGGCCAACGAATCCGCCGTCCTGATTGGACGGACGTGGCAGGAGCCGGACTACGCCCTCGAGTCGCAGGGCCGCACCGACCTGCACGAGACGATCGACACCACCGGCCGGACCAGCGACCGCCGCGGCGACTTCGACAGCGTCTACGGCGACTGGGAGTCGCTGCGCCGACAGCTGGACAGCAGCCCGACCTTCACCAAGCTGCCCAGCGACGTCCTCGCCGGACTGAAGATCGCCGCCGAGAATCCCGGGGCGCTGCTTGAGGAATCGAACGCGGACGCGGCGCTGGCGCTGCTCACCGCGGACGGCGAGGCGCTGGAGACGATGACCCGGCTGGCCGACCAGCTGCGGGCCGAGGTCAACGGCGACGACGTGACGTACGTGGTGAACCGGAACATCAACTTCTCCAACGTCTGCTACGTCGGCTGCCGGTTCTGCGCCTTCGCGCAACGGGAACGCGACGCGGACGCCTACCGGCTGACCGTCGACGACATCGCCGACCGCGCCCAGGAGGCGTGGGACGTCGGCGCCACCGAGGTCTGCATCCAGGGCGGCATCGACCCGAAGCTGCCGACCAGCTTCTACGCCGACATGGTGCGGGCCATCAAGGCACGGGTGCCGGGCATGCACGTGCATGCCTTCAGCCCCATGGAAATCGTCAGCGGCGCCACCAAGGCCGGCGTGAGCGTGCAGGAGTGGCTGACCGAGCTGCGCGACGCCGGCCTGGACACGATTCCCGGCACGGCGGCGGAGATCCTCGACGACGACGTGCGCTGGGTGCTGACCAAGGGCAAGCTGCCGACCAAGACCTGGCTGGAGGTCGTCGGCACCGCGCACCGGCTGGGCATCCGGTCGTCGTCCACGATGATGTACGGCCACGTCGACCACCCCGGCCACTGGCTGGGTCATCTCCGCACGCTGGCCCGGCTGCAGGACGAGACCGGCGGCTTCACCGAGTTCGTCGGCCTGCCGTTCGTGCACCGCAACGCTCCGATCTACCTGGCCGGCGTCGCCCGCCCCGGACCGTCCCGAAGGGACAATCGCGCCGTGCACGCGATGGCGCGGCTGGCGCTGCACGGCCGGATCCACAACATCCAGTGCTCCTGGGTGAAGCTCGGCGACGAGGGCACGGCCGAGGTGCTCCGCGGCGGCGCCAACGACCTGGGCGGCACGCTGATGGAGGAGACGATCAGCCGGATGGCCGGTTCCGAGCACGGCTCCAACCGCACCATCGCCGAGTTGGACGCGATGGCGGCGCTGGCCGGCCGGCACGCCCGCCAGCGAACCACAACCTACGGTGTCCCTACGTCAAATGGACCCGTTCGGGTGAGCCTTTCGGAGCACTGA
- a CDS encoding SCO4848 family membrane protein, with protein sequence MKLTRGKSVFLLLFGVWSWFIWVTLVINVAQDPRAFVAGTATAFFYVHLTLAIISLAFGTIIGLFGLRGLLAARRPAEAAHTG encoded by the coding sequence GTGAAGCTGACCCGTGGCAAGTCCGTGTTCCTGCTTCTGTTCGGGGTGTGGAGCTGGTTCATCTGGGTGACGCTGGTGATCAACGTGGCGCAGGACCCGAGGGCGTTCGTCGCCGGGACGGCCACGGCTTTCTTCTACGTGCACCTCACGCTGGCGATCATCTCCCTGGCCTTCGGAACGATCATCGGCCTGTTCGGGCTGCGTGGCCTGCTGGCCGCGCGCCGGCCGGCCGAGGCCGCTCACACTGGGTGA
- the yhjD gene encoding inner membrane protein YhjD, translating to MAEKESLLARLRKRHAWLDHLVRAGTRYTERYGDHYAAAITYYSVLSLIPLLMLGFSVAGFVLAGDMQLLDQIRSGIATAVPGALGDQVNTIVGKLIDARGSVGIFGLLAALYSGLGWMTSLRDAVTAQWTRERPQLPFLITAVKDLLTLIGLGLALVISFGITAAGTGLGGLLLEWLGLRDTGWADALLSIAAIVLGLLANWLVFLWVLSSLPRFHVGWRSAVRGAVTGAIGFEILKQVGNIYLRMIKDSPSGSVFGTLLGLLVFINLVSRFLVFITAWTATAKENMARSAEPAPLPEPVVIRHSVHVSGRPDATLTAGLLSAGALVGVTLTRLLRRR from the coding sequence GTGGCGGAGAAGGAATCCCTGCTGGCCCGGCTGCGCAAGCGGCACGCATGGCTCGATCACCTGGTGCGCGCCGGCACGCGGTACACGGAGCGGTACGGCGACCACTACGCCGCCGCGATCACGTACTACAGCGTGCTGTCGCTGATCCCCCTGCTGATGCTGGGCTTCTCGGTGGCCGGCTTCGTGCTGGCCGGCGACATGCAGCTGCTCGACCAGATCCGCTCCGGCATCGCCACCGCCGTGCCCGGTGCCCTCGGCGACCAGGTCAACACCATCGTGGGCAAGCTGATCGACGCCCGCGGCTCGGTCGGGATCTTCGGTCTGCTCGCCGCGCTGTACTCGGGCCTGGGCTGGATGACCAGCCTGCGCGACGCCGTCACGGCCCAGTGGACGCGTGAGCGCCCGCAACTGCCGTTCCTGATCACCGCGGTCAAGGACCTGCTCACGCTGATCGGGCTCGGCCTGGCGCTGGTGATCTCGTTCGGCATCACCGCGGCCGGCACGGGCCTGGGCGGGCTGCTGCTGGAGTGGCTGGGCCTGCGCGACACCGGCTGGGCCGACGCGCTGCTGTCGATCGCGGCGATCGTCCTGGGCCTGCTGGCCAACTGGCTGGTGTTCCTGTGGGTGCTGTCCAGCCTGCCGCGCTTCCACGTCGGCTGGCGCAGCGCCGTGCGTGGCGCCGTCACCGGCGCGATCGGCTTCGAGATCCTCAAGCAGGTCGGCAACATCTACCTGCGGATGATCAAGGACTCGCCGTCCGGCTCGGTCTTCGGCACGCTGCTCGGCCTGCTGGTGTTCATCAACCTGGTGTCGCGGTTCCTGGTGTTCATCACCGCGTGGACGGCGACGGCCAAGGAGAACATGGCCCGCTCGGCCGAGCCCGCGCCGCTGCCGGAACCGGTGGTGATCCGGCACTCGGTGCACGTGAGCGGACGGCCCGACGCCACCCTGACCGCCGGCCTGCTCAGCGCCGGCGCGCTGGTCGGCGTGACGCTGACCAGGCTGCTGCGCCGGCGCTAG
- a CDS encoding D-alanyl-D-alanine carboxypeptidase family protein, whose product MFVATGSAVAATTTTSTTANSTSSSAVPSECTNKQSPPAAEDDAEQPAPGTAAPKPLPVPADPVGGDQLGKCGFVLPPDAATAPPSEVNAASWVLADLDTGAVLAAKDPHARQRPAALIKVLLAMVALQDLKPSTPVLITQEDVDAAKGYSAVGVQAGAKFTVTQLVQAMLLKPGNDVPHALARALGGIPKTLDTMNAAAKQMGALDTRVATPGGLDGPGMSTSAYDIAVIYRHAMQLPAFAEAAAVKSVSLGGILVKNADQLMTTYTGAINGITSNTTDAHFTNLSSAAKGGHRLVAVLLRGEQQQYAMYRQSSKLLDYGFTLTAANAHQVGTLVDQAPPVKPSVSSTASSTDSADPTTVQTAADKSPMYQAFGNVGMPLTILAGLVVLAALAMYLRKRRARAARARRLAAQANN is encoded by the coding sequence GTGTTCGTAGCGACGGGCAGCGCTGTTGCGGCGACGACAACCACCAGCACGACGGCGAACTCGACGTCATCGAGTGCCGTGCCGAGCGAGTGCACGAACAAGCAGTCGCCGCCGGCCGCCGAGGACGACGCGGAACAGCCCGCGCCCGGCACCGCCGCGCCCAAGCCGCTGCCGGTGCCGGCCGACCCGGTGGGCGGCGACCAGCTCGGCAAGTGCGGCTTCGTGCTGCCCCCGGACGCCGCCACCGCGCCGCCGTCCGAGGTGAACGCCGCCTCGTGGGTGCTCGCCGACCTGGACACCGGCGCCGTGCTCGCGGCCAAGGACCCGCACGCCCGGCAGCGCCCGGCGGCCCTGATCAAGGTGCTGCTGGCCATGGTCGCGCTGCAGGACCTGAAGCCGAGCACGCCGGTGCTGATCACGCAGGAGGACGTGGACGCGGCCAAGGGCTACTCGGCCGTCGGCGTCCAGGCGGGCGCCAAGTTCACCGTCACCCAGCTCGTGCAGGCGATGTTGCTCAAGCCGGGCAACGACGTGCCGCACGCGCTGGCGCGGGCGCTCGGCGGCATCCCGAAGACGCTGGACACGATGAACGCCGCCGCCAAGCAGATGGGCGCGCTGGACACCCGCGTGGCCACGCCCGGTGGCCTCGACGGTCCGGGCATGAGCACTTCCGCGTACGACATCGCGGTCATCTACCGGCACGCCATGCAGCTGCCGGCGTTCGCCGAGGCCGCCGCGGTCAAGTCGGTGTCGCTGGGCGGCATCCTCGTGAAGAACGCGGACCAGCTGATGACCACCTACACCGGCGCGATCAACGGCATCACCAGCAACACCACCGACGCGCACTTCACGAACCTGTCCTCGGCGGCCAAGGGCGGGCACCGGCTGGTGGCCGTGCTGCTGCGCGGCGAGCAGCAGCAGTACGCGATGTACCGGCAGAGCTCCAAGCTGCTGGACTACGGCTTCACGCTGACCGCCGCGAACGCGCACCAGGTCGGCACGCTGGTCGACCAGGCCCCGCCGGTGAAGCCGTCGGTGTCGTCGACGGCGTCCTCGACCGACTCCGCGGACCCGACCACGGTGCAGACCGCGGCCGACAAGAGCCCGATGTACCAGGCGTTCGGCAATGTCGGCATGCCGCTGACGATCCTCGCCGGGCTCGTCGTGCTGGCCGCGCTGGCGATGTACCTGCGCAAGCGCCGTGCCCGCGCCGCCCGGGCCCGCCGGCTCGCCGCCCAGGCCAACAACTGA